The Methanoplanus sp. FWC-SCC4 genome has a window encoding:
- a CDS encoding HD domain-containing protein: MEKKEFETILAYVETFFSQSGAHGLDHILRVTRLSQEIGVAEGADMRVLIPAALFHDIARPLEEESGIPHEQEGARIAEEYLRQAGYDAARITAITHAIRTHRFSTGPEPETLEAKILSDADKLDAMGAVGIARTFMRAGEHGDGIEGAVSHIHEKLLKLQGLMYTAGAKEIAEQRHALLQRFADSLEDETGA, from the coding sequence ATGGAGAAGAAAGAGTTTGAGACAATACTTGCCTATGTCGAGACGTTCTTCAGTCAGTCGGGAGCACACGGTCTTGACCACATCCTCCGCGTCACCCGGCTCTCCCAGGAGATAGGAGTGGCCGAGGGTGCGGATATGCGGGTCCTCATCCCGGCCGCCCTCTTCCACGATATTGCCCGTCCACTGGAGGAGGAGAGCGGCATCCCCCACGAGCAGGAAGGGGCACGAATTGCAGAAGAATACCTCAGGCAGGCGGGTTACGACGCAGCACGCATCACAGCAATTACCCACGCGATACGCACCCACCGATTCAGCACCGGCCCCGAACCGGAGACCCTGGAGGCAAAAATACTCTCTGACGCCGACAAACTCGACGCGATGGGAGCGGTCGGAATTGCACGGACGTTTATGCGGGCAGGCGAACACGGGGACGGCATCGAGGGCGCTGTGAGTCATATCCATGAAAAACTGTTGAAGCTTCAGGGGCTGATGTACACGGCCGGTGCGAAGGAGATTGCTGAGCAAAGGCACGCCCTCCTGCAGCGGTTTGCAGACTCCCTTGAGGATGAAACCGGTGCCTGA
- a CDS encoding cache domain-containing protein, whose product MNKTLTTVLFMLILGIFLITAGCTQGQPEIVTPPQEDNKTFQQDTYISNETLVAFVDRAAAYVNTYGKEKALAEFNDLNGSFIEGELYIYAYDFNGTTLAHPVNPEKVGINRLNEGKVGVFLKESQDAVRNGNGFCQIEYINPTHNQTLESKLVYGVQIDDDWWLGSGIYTGPVNPSPAQ is encoded by the coding sequence ATGAATAAAACATTGACAACAGTCCTTTTCATGCTCATTCTTGGCATTTTTCTTATAACAGCCGGCTGTACACAGGGACAGCCTGAGATAGTGACTCCACCACAGGAAGATAACAAAACCTTCCAACAGGATACCTACATCTCCAATGAAACACTCGTCGCCTTTGTTGACAGAGCAGCAGCCTATGTAAATACATATGGCAAGGAAAAAGCACTTGCAGAATTTAACGACCTGAATGGTTCATTTATCGAGGGTGAACTCTATATCTACGCCTATGACTTCAACGGTACAACCCTCGCCCACCCGGTCAATCCTGAAAAAGTCGGAATAAACCGTCTGAATGAAGGAAAAGTGGGAGTTTTTCTCAAAGAATCCCAAGATGCTGTCAGGAATGGAAACGGCTTCTGTCAGATAGAATATATCAATCCCACACACAACCAGACGCTCGAATCAAAACTGGTGTATGGTGTTCAGATCGATGATGACTGGTGGCTGGGGTCCGGCATATACACAGGTCCGGTAAACCCGTCACCTGCGCAATAA
- a CDS encoding type I restriction endonuclease subunit R: MDLTENQTRKLKIDVLLREQGWDVDSRSHVVPEVDTKQSDFNAFDYKTVEETLKNDLESRYADYLLLDSLRNPLAIIEAKRTSKDPNIGQKQAEQYADDIKHQTGRDVFIFLTNGYEISFWDRQLYPPRPVTGFYARKDLERLRFQNEQVQPDTPGGVNTDIVDRPKSIENVKRIVEHIQKGHRKALIVMATGTGKTRVAMAIIDALMQENRAHRVLFLADRKALRDQAWNKGFQEFFPQEAKDKILHGNFNKEKRLYVSTIQTFQEIYTQKDENGQYLISPGEFDLIISDEAHRSIYNKWRDVFTYLDAIQIGLTATPADLVDRDTFRFFGCDDQAPTALYSYEEAVKDGILCDFRKNIMGAQTHFQIEGVKPSDLSETERNRLIEQGIDPDEIDFDGSVLEKKIAVKGTSEAIVREFMDNCQMDETGTLPAKTIFFAISKKHANRLHEAFNDLYPEYKGNLARIIVSEDSRAQDLIKDFEKESFPRVAISVDMLDTGIDVPEVCNLVFAKPVFSKIKFWQMLGRGTRADAACKHRDWLPDGKKEYFKVFDFWNNFDYWNMNPEGVKNEPIEAITSRIFLLRLKQLDRLIQAGDEEGAAVIRAKIEDDIRALPQDSVSVREHEQEIAKALSPKLWDNIAIDPVEYLTSHMMPLMRYQTGVNLKEASFTIKTERLALAVLEGNDKEIERQKKAIAEMVDLLPRNLEKVRQKEEQLDDVLSYSFWKGISFEDTRMLVSDIAPLMKYMSKETPQTIVIDMGDVIEERTKWEVNEEAPPYVTAFVKKVEERIREMATEDPVIKKIANDEAITETDLSRLEETLTDAGVDITGETLQKGYRQPRGTLVDFIKSVLGLYQAPDPKEQIEEAFQTFMVENNKHYTADQLHFIRTIQTVFMRKKHIDMKDLWDAPFTNFGINAPLPMFDEGDLRAFIGICQGLEQELFVAEA, encoded by the coding sequence ATGGATCTAACTGAAAATCAGACGCGTAAACTGAAGATTGATGTTCTGCTCAGGGAGCAGGGCTGGGATGTTGACAGTCGTTCGCATGTTGTTCCTGAGGTTGATACGAAGCAGTCTGATTTCAATGCCTTCGACTACAAGACTGTAGAAGAGACGCTCAAGAACGATCTTGAAAGTAGATATGCAGATTATCTCCTGCTGGACAGTCTGAGAAATCCCCTTGCCATCATCGAGGCAAAACGAACATCAAAAGACCCCAATATCGGTCAAAAACAGGCCGAACAATATGCAGATGATATCAAACACCAGACGGGTCGGGATGTCTTCATTTTTCTTACAAACGGCTATGAGATCTCGTTCTGGGATCGACAGCTCTACCCTCCCCGGCCGGTGACCGGGTTCTACGCCCGCAAAGACCTTGAGCGGCTTCGCTTTCAGAATGAACAGGTTCAACCGGACACACCGGGAGGAGTAAATACTGATATTGTTGACCGCCCGAAGAGTATCGAGAATGTCAAGCGGATAGTGGAGCACATCCAGAAGGGACACCGGAAGGCGTTGATTGTGATGGCTACGGGCACAGGCAAGACCCGTGTCGCAATGGCAATTATCGATGCCCTCATGCAGGAGAACCGTGCCCACCGGGTGCTCTTCCTTGCAGACAGAAAGGCACTGCGGGATCAGGCATGGAACAAAGGGTTTCAGGAGTTCTTCCCGCAGGAGGCGAAGGACAAAATCCTGCACGGGAATTTCAACAAGGAAAAGCGGCTCTATGTCTCCACCATCCAGACGTTTCAGGAAATTTATACCCAGAAGGATGAGAACGGACAATATCTCATCTCGCCCGGTGAGTTTGACCTTATCATCTCTGACGAGGCACACCGCAGTATCTACAATAAATGGCGGGATGTCTTCACCTATCTCGATGCCATCCAGATTGGGCTGACCGCAACGCCCGCTGACCTTGTTGACCGTGACACCTTCCGGTTCTTTGGGTGTGATGACCAGGCACCAACTGCTCTTTACTCATATGAGGAGGCAGTAAAGGACGGTATCCTCTGTGATTTCCGCAAGAATATCATGGGTGCCCAGACCCATTTCCAGATTGAAGGGGTGAAGCCCTCAGACCTGAGCGAGACCGAACGAAACCGCCTCATCGAGCAGGGCATCGATCCGGACGAGATCGATTTTGATGGTTCTGTTCTGGAGAAGAAGATTGCTGTGAAGGGAACGTCAGAAGCAATCGTCCGTGAGTTCATGGACAACTGCCAGATGGATGAAACCGGCACACTCCCGGCGAAGACAATCTTCTTTGCGATATCAAAGAAGCATGCGAACCGGCTTCATGAGGCGTTCAATGACCTCTATCCTGAATACAAGGGGAATCTGGCACGCATCATTGTCTCTGAGGACTCCCGTGCACAGGATCTCATCAAAGACTTTGAGAAGGAATCTTTTCCCCGTGTAGCAATCTCGGTCGATATGCTCGACACCGGCATTGACGTGCCGGAGGTCTGCAACCTTGTTTTTGCAAAACCGGTCTTTTCCAAGATCAAATTCTGGCAGATGCTGGGGAGGGGAACACGGGCAGATGCGGCATGCAAACACCGTGACTGGCTCCCGGACGGGAAGAAGGAGTATTTCAAGGTCTTCGATTTCTGGAACAACTTTGATTACTGGAACATGAACCCGGAAGGGGTGAAGAACGAACCCATCGAAGCTATTACCAGTCGGATCTTTCTTCTGCGGTTAAAGCAGCTTGACCGGCTGATACAGGCGGGAGATGAGGAAGGTGCTGCGGTGATCCGGGCAAAAATCGAGGACGACATCCGTGCCCTGCCGCAAGACTCTGTTAGTGTGCGGGAACACGAACAGGAGATCGCAAAAGCACTCTCTCCGAAATTATGGGATAATATTGCCATCGACCCGGTTGAATATCTGACGTCCCATATGATGCCACTGATGCGGTACCAGACGGGTGTCAATCTCAAGGAAGCGTCCTTTACGATCAAGACCGAGCGGCTTGCGCTTGCTGTCTTAGAAGGAAATGACAAAGAAATTGAGCGGCAGAAGAAGGCCATCGCTGAGATGGTTGACCTTCTCCCCCGCAATCTCGAAAAAGTCAGGCAAAAGGAAGAGCAACTGGATGACGTGCTCTCCTATTCATTCTGGAAGGGAATCTCATTTGAGGATACCCGGATGCTTGTTTCTGATATCGCACCGCTGATGAAGTACATGTCAAAGGAGACACCCCAGACGATTGTCATTGACATGGGCGATGTGATTGAGGAACGCACCAAGTGGGAGGTGAACGAGGAAGCCCCTCCCTATGTCACCGCGTTTGTCAAGAAGGTGGAGGAGCGAATCCGCGAGATGGCGACCGAAGATCCGGTCATCAAAAAAATTGCCAACGATGAGGCAATCACCGAGACCGATCTCTCCCGTCTTGAAGAAACCCTCACGGATGCAGGGGTGGACATCACCGGGGAAACCTTGCAGAAGGGATACCGGCAGCCACGGGGAACGCTCGTTGATTTCATCAAATCAGTCCTGGGACTCTACCAGGCACCCGACCCGAAAGAGCAGATCGAGGAGGCGTTCCAGACCTTCATGGTGGAAAACAACAAGCACTACACCGCCGACCAGCTCCATTTCATCAGGACAATTCAGACGGTATTTATGCGCAAAAAACACATAGATATGAAAGATCTCTGGGACGCCCCGTTCACCAATTTTGGCATCAACGCACCGCTGCCGATGTTTGACGAAGGCGATCTCAGGGCGTTCATTGGCATCTGTCAGGGACTGGAACAGGAATTGTTTGTTGCGGAGGCATGA
- a CDS encoding TolB family protein, whose translation MMKSCVFAFALMVIMLVTPCIAADIETGPVKEIYSGDLNQNSHLYVKADGSNVLIGVINLKGTAPEDNRLVLYNLVSGETETVATDIYPATDLFDISGNNLLWYQGQGIMTLYDFKEKTKTNISLYRDFGRPSAIVLDSDRILTSEADLYSNHTDIFLLNITTGEKNAISKDPKSRIEPAISGDIIIWRDRESDPFANVYGFDLNKNYEFAVHKEPFWQGMADISGDFVVWLRDESVSDALQNTSKKIFLTNLSENTTIMIAESFDDLSSPKIEGDYVIWEDKKDGRWTLWLYEISTGNQEKIANLKFGYDGPLNMEISGNNIFWTDQDDTGRAVIRTVALQNEGNGNHEAEIPGNEKTSATAKPVSKETGVGVIGIIGALLAGICLYSNKKQ comes from the coding sequence ATGATGAAAAGTTGTGTTTTTGCGTTTGCGTTAATGGTAATAATGCTGGTAACTCCCTGTATTGCTGCGGATATTGAAACAGGACCTGTAAAGGAGATATATTCCGGAGACCTTAATCAAAATTCACATTTATATGTTAAGGCAGACGGCTCAAATGTCCTTATTGGTGTAATAAACCTGAAAGGAACTGCTCCTGAAGATAACAGGCTTGTGTTGTATAATCTCGTATCAGGTGAAACAGAAACTGTTGCTACAGACATTTACCCTGCCACTGATTTATTTGATATTTCAGGAAACAATCTGCTCTGGTATCAGGGTCAGGGGATAATGACGCTGTATGATTTTAAAGAAAAAACGAAAACCAATATCAGCTTATACAGGGATTTTGGAAGACCGTCTGCCATTGTACTGGATAGTGACCGGATTTTAACTTCCGAGGCTGATCTGTATAGCAACCATACAGATATTTTCCTGTTAAACATAACAACAGGTGAGAAAAACGCAATATCCAAAGATCCAAAATCACGTATTGAGCCTGCCATATCAGGAGATATAATCATATGGAGAGACCGGGAATCAGATCCCTTTGCAAATGTGTATGGATTTGATCTCAACAAAAATTATGAATTTGCAGTACACAAGGAACCTTTCTGGCAGGGTATGGCAGACATATCCGGAGATTTTGTTGTCTGGCTCAGAGATGAAAGTGTTTCAGATGCCCTGCAAAATACTTCAAAAAAGATTTTTTTAACTAATTTGTCTGAAAATACAACGATAATGATTGCTGAATCTTTTGATGATTTGTCTTCTCCAAAAATAGAAGGCGACTATGTAATCTGGGAGGATAAAAAAGATGGCAGATGGACTCTTTGGCTTTATGAAATTTCAACCGGCAATCAGGAAAAAATTGCAAATCTTAAATTCGGGTATGACGGACCTCTGAATATGGAAATATCCGGAAACAATATTTTCTGGACAGATCAGGATGATACAGGCAGAGCAGTCATACGTACAGTAGCTTTACAAAATGAAGGAAATGGAAACCATGAGGCTGAAATTCCAGGTAATGAAAAAACATCAGCAACTGCAAAACCGGTATCGAAAGAAACAGGTGTTGGAGTGATTGGTATCATTGGTGCGTTGCTTGCAGGAATTTGCCTATATTCGAATAAAAAACAATGA
- a CDS encoding restriction endonuclease subunit S, translated as MKKELPEGWEWKQLGDIGKIFSGSTPSTKVEENFNGDIPWITPADLSNFDEMYIQKGKKNISEKGLKSTSIKILPKGTVLFSSRAPVGYVAIADNPITTNQGFKNLVLNDDRIIPEYVFYYLKANKKLAEKYASGTTFLEVSSTRFSQIPIVIPPLETQRKIVAILEKAEATQRLRAEADALTQELVQSVFLEMFGDPVTNPMGWESVKLSQICEKITDGEHATPRRTDDGIYLLSARNIKNHKIDVNDVDFIDQEEYERISKRIVPQKGDVLVSCSGTIGRVTRVMNDIKFQMVRSVALIRPDFAKVHPIYLEYCFDSPFVKAQINRSVNKSSQANLFQGKIKEIEVFLPPLNKQLEFAQFIELYENTLIKINKSTNDDSLLFKSIISKAFTGELIT; from the coding sequence GTGAAGAAGGAGTTGCCTGAGGGATGGGAATGGAAGCAATTGGGGGATATTGGGAAAATATTTTCAGGGAGTACTCCATCAACAAAAGTTGAAGAAAATTTCAATGGAGATATTCCATGGATAACTCCCGCTGATCTTTCTAATTTTGATGAGATGTATATTCAGAAAGGAAAAAAGAATATTTCCGAAAAAGGACTGAAAAGTACCTCTATCAAAATATTGCCTAAAGGAACGGTTCTATTTTCATCAAGAGCTCCTGTAGGTTATGTTGCAATAGCAGACAATCCAATTACTACCAATCAGGGCTTTAAAAACCTTGTATTGAATGATGATCGAATCATTCCGGAGTATGTCTTCTATTATCTGAAGGCTAATAAAAAATTGGCTGAAAAGTATGCCAGTGGAACAACTTTCCTTGAGGTTTCATCAACTCGTTTTTCCCAAATTCCAATTGTAATACCGCCCCTCGAAACCCAGCGCAAGATTGTCGCCATCCTTGAAAAGGCAGAGGCAACGCAGCGCCTGCGGGCGGAGGCGGATGCGCTCACGCAGGAGCTGGTGCAGAGCGTGTTTCTGGAGATGTTTGGCGACCCGGTGACGAATCCGATGGGGTGGGAAAGTGTTAAATTATCCCAAATATGCGAAAAAATTACTGATGGTGAACATGCTACCCCAAGAAGAACTGATGATGGTATTTACCTTCTATCTGCAAGGAATATTAAAAACCATAAAATTGATGTGAACGATGTCGATTTTATCGATCAAGAAGAATATGAAAGAATTTCAAAGAGGATTGTACCACAGAAGGGGGATGTACTTGTGTCTTGCTCGGGGACGATTGGAAGAGTAACCCGAGTAATGAATGATATAAAATTCCAGATGGTAAGGAGTGTGGCTCTAATCCGTCCTGATTTTGCAAAAGTCCATCCAATATATTTAGAATACTGTTTTGATTCACCGTTTGTTAAAGCCCAAATAAATCGCTCCGTTAATAAGTCATCACAAGCGAATCTGTTCCAAGGCAAAATAAAGGAAATTGAAGTATTTTTGCCACCATTAAATAAACAATTAGAATTTGCTCAATTTATTGAGTTATATGAAAATACCCTCATCAAAATAAATAAATCAACGAATGATGATTCCCTTCTTTTCAAGTCAATTATATCAAAAGCCTTCACCGGAGAACTAATTACATGA